Proteins encoded by one window of Archaeoglobus veneficus SNP6:
- a CDS encoding RIO1 family regulatory kinase/ATPase domain-containing protein produces MSKQKWKVLDGIFAHMWDYEFVPSELIAKRANMSPEKVEAILKALSDERLVVNKQLAYFGSTFTFIGLSLYSLWRLVKRNHVSMLGKLMGEGKESVVYNCYSEKYGEAVIKFHRVGYPSFKKVREKRDYGTLHFTVLTVRSARNEYKALRRLYGFVSVPRPHAWEGNAILMELIDAKELFRVRLTNPEDVLEIIIDEVRKMYSRGVVHGDLSQYNILVSEEGIWFIDFPQCVLLEEGEGEGESEKEDEAEELLRRDVENILNYFKRAYGIEKDINTVLEYIKK; encoded by the coding sequence ATGAGCAAGCAGAAGTGGAAGGTTCTCGATGGCATTTTTGCCCATATGTGGGACTACGAGTTCGTGCCTTCGGAGCTCATAGCAAAGCGTGCGAACATGAGTCCCGAGAAAGTTGAAGCAATTCTGAAAGCTTTGAGTGATGAGAGGCTCGTCGTCAATAAGCAGCTCGCGTATTTTGGCTCCACGTTCACCTTCATCGGTCTGTCTCTTTACTCTCTCTGGAGACTTGTAAAACGCAACCATGTAAGCATGCTCGGCAAGCTCATGGGTGAGGGCAAGGAGAGTGTAGTTTACAACTGTTACTCTGAGAAGTACGGTGAGGCGGTCATTAAATTCCATCGCGTGGGCTATCCGAGCTTCAAGAAGGTCAGGGAGAAGAGGGATTACGGGACGCTCCACTTTACTGTGTTAACTGTAAGGTCGGCAAGAAACGAGTATAAAGCGTTGCGGAGACTTTACGGCTTCGTAAGTGTCCCCCGTCCACATGCATGGGAGGGTAATGCAATTCTCATGGAACTCATAGACGCGAAGGAGCTCTTCAGAGTGAGGCTGACGAATCCCGAGGATGTTCTCGAGATAATAATCGACGAAGTGAGGAAGATGTATTCGAGAGGAGTTGTTCATGGCGACTTGAGCCAGTACAACATCCTCGTGAGCGAGGAAGGAATATGGTTCATAGACTTTCCCCAGTGTGTTCTGCTTGAGGAAGGGGAAGGTGAGGGGGAGAGCGAGAAGGAAGACGAAGCAGAGGAATTGCTCAGAAGAGATGTTGAAAACATCCTCAACTACTTTAAACGAGCTTATGGCATAGAAAAAGATATTAACACGGTTCTGGAATATATTAAAAAATGA